A region from the Trachemys scripta elegans isolate TJP31775 chromosome 22, CAS_Tse_1.0, whole genome shotgun sequence genome encodes:
- the LOC117868777 gene encoding duodenase-1-like has product MERPQCLLLLLSLLSYPSAHAGALRSQIVGGHEAKPHSRPYMAALKMSGGFSCGGFLVAPDWVMTAAHCMGDITVILGAHNIHEPEESQQVLGVETYYKHPEYNSIFITNDILLLKLTAKAKLTKYVQVIPLPKTSSDVPTDTKCSIAGWGLIDKERITDKLFETNITIYSRRKCLNLYPNLNDGMLCAGSFHQLKDSSQGDSGGPLVCNGVVQGIVSFGYSAPPAVYTRIANYLPWIKKIMG; this is encoded by the exons ATGGAGCGGCCCCAGTGTCTCTTGCTACTGCTCTCCCTGTTGTCCTACCCCTCGGCCCATGCTG GTGCTTTGCGGAGTCAGATTGTCGGGGGGCATGAAGCCAAGCCCCACTCCAGGCCCTACATGGCAGCCCTGAAGATGTCGGGTGGTTTCAGCTGCGGGGGGTTTCTGGTGGCCCCGGACTGGGTGATGACCGCCGCTCACTGCATGGG GGATATCACCGTGATCCTGGGAGCTCACAACATCCATGAGCCAGAGGAGTCGCAGCAGGTGCTGGGGGTTGAGACATACTACAAACACCCTGAATACAACAGCATCTTCATAACGAATGACATCCTGCTGCTAAAG cTGACAGCGAAGGCCAAGCTGACTAAATACGTCCAGGTCATCCCCCTGCCCAAGACCAGCAGCGACGTCCCCACCGACACCAAGTGCAGCATCGCGGGATGGGGCCTCATTGACAAAGAGAGGATCACCGACAAGCTCTTTGAGACCAACATCACCATCTACAGCCGCAGGAAATGCCTCAACCTCTACCCCAACCTCAACGACGGCATGCTCTGCGCCGGCAGCTTCCACCAGCTCAAGGACTCCAGCCAG GGAGATTCCGGGGGGCCTCTGGTCTGCAATGGGGTGGTGCAGGGAATTGTCTCCTTTGGCTACAGCGCCCCTCCTGCTGTCTACACCCGCATTGCTAACTACCTTCCGTGGATCAAAAAGATCATGGGctag
- the LOC117869080 gene encoding cathepsin G-like, which produces MGLQPDSVYESDAADNKGYKISHGAAEGSGWRRAWTRTEELRDGAAPVPPVLPAVLPLSPCWDISVILGAHNYRIPEASQQMFAVESYRPHPEYDSRYVPYNDILLLKLSHKAKLNKYVQVIPLPKTNSDIPTDTKCIVSGWGYIDQEVATYKLYETNATALSLRKCLLFYPELSDSYHKLSDVNYGDSGGPLVCHGVAQGVVSYGFQFPPSVYTRVAHYLPWIRKTMGQ; this is translated from the exons ATGGGTCTTCAGCCAGACTCCGTATATGAGTCTGATGCGGCTGACAACAAAG GGTATAAAATCAGCCACGGGGCAGCAGAAGGCTCCGGTTGGCGCCGAGCCTGGACGAGGACCGAGGAACTCAGAGACGGAGCGGCCCCAGTGCCTCCTGTTCTCCCTGCTGTCCTACCCCTCAGCCCATGCTG GGACATCAGCGTCATCCTGGGAGCTCACAATTACCGCATCCCGGAGGCCTCCCAGCAGATGTTTGCAGTTGAAAGCTACCGTCCGCACCCAGAATACGACAGCAGATATGTGCCATACAACGACATCCTTCTCCTAAAG CTGAGCCACAAAGCCAAACTGAATAAATACGTCCAGGTGATCCCCCTGCCCAAGACCAACAGCGACATCCCCACGGACACCAAGTGCATCGTGTCGGGATGGGGCTACATTGACCAAGAGGTAGCAACTTACAAGCTCTACGAGACCAACGCCACTGCCCTGAGCCTGAGGAAATGTCTCCTGTTCTACCCAGAGCTCAGCGACAGCTACCACAAGCTCAGTGACGTCAACTAC GGGGACTCCGGTGGCCCTTTGGTCTGCCACGGGGTGGCCCAGGGGGTCGTCTCCTACGGTTTCCAGTTCCCTCCCTCGGTGTACACTCGTGTCGCCCACTACCTGCCCTGGATTCGAAAGACCATGGGGCAGTGA